A section of the Xiphias gladius isolate SHS-SW01 ecotype Sanya breed wild chromosome 10, ASM1685928v1, whole genome shotgun sequence genome encodes:
- the LOC120795210 gene encoding solute carrier family 2, facilitated glucose transporter member 1 yields MASQESHLTATLLTSILAAVLGSLQIGYHTGNVNAPAKIIEEFFNHTWRARHNQSMPDHSLTLLWSLSVSIKDFGALLGSLGVKYVADSYGRRNSILIVNCLSVVGACLMSASKASESFEVLILGRLVFGLFCGLVMSLNPLYIQEVSPTNLRGAFATLNQVSFASGILVGMVAGLETVLGTEHSWALMLSLSLIPALTQYLVLPLCPESPRYLLINRGEESKAEAALLRLRGRAEKVFAELEEMKGEAAHTQTGVTIHEFFKKRSYRQPIIIVLIVNLGSQLSGFNAIINYSTRMFQAKFDQAKYLTLGVGAVNVTFTLVAFFLMERAGRRRLLLTGFISIAVCNLLMTIVDSVLHLAPELRSLQVLLVFCLISAYELGPGPISWFIAAELFDQPGRPIAMAFTSMLNWGGKFVLALLFPPLLKICGEYVYLLFMTMALIAFTFTWIRLPETRGRTFDDIAEEFRGAEGIPLHHKTGFNTFP; encoded by the exons ATGGCATCACAggag AGCCATCTGACAGCCACACTCCTGACCTCCATCCTGGCAGCGGTGCTGGGCTCCCTGCAGATTGGCTACCACACCGGCAACGTCAACGCCCCAGCCAAG ATCATCGAAGAGTTCTTCAATCACACCTGGAGAGCCAGACACAACCAGTCGATGCCAGATCACAGTCTGACCCTCCTGTGGTCCCTCTCTGTTAGCATTAAGGACTTTGGAGCCTTGCTTGGTTCATTGGGAGTGAAATATGTGGCAGATTCTTATGGAAG GCGTAACTCCATCCTAATAGTGAACTGTCTATCCGTGGTGGGCGCATGTCTGATGTCTGCATCCAAAGCCAGCGAGTCATTTGAAGTTCTCATCCTGGGACGGTTGGTGTTTGGCCTCTTCTGTGGGCTGGTGATGAGTCTTAATCCGCTGTACATCCAGGAAGTGTCCCCCACCAACCTGAGAGGGGCCTTTGCTACACTCAATCAGGTGTCCTTCGCCTCGGGCATCCTAGTGGGAATG GTGGCCGGTCTGGAGACAGTGTTGGGTACAGAGCATTCCTGGGCCCTGatgctgtctctgtctctcatcccGGCCCTGACACAGTACCTGgtcctgcctctctgccccGAGAGCCCTCGATACCTGCTCATCAACCGGGGAGAGGAGAGCAAGGCAGAGGCTG CCCTGCTGAGGctgagaggcagagcagagaaggTGTTCGCTGAGCTGgaagagatgaaaggagaggCCGCCCACACTCAGACCGGTGTCACCATCCACGAGTTCTTCAAAAAACGCAGCTACAGGCAGCCCATCATCATCGTCCTCATCGTCAACTTAGGCAGCCAGCTGTCCGGATTCAACGCG ATCATCAATTATTCCACCAGAATGTTCCAGGCCAAGTTTGACCAGGCCAAATACCTGACTCTAGGCGTGGGGGCCGTCAATGTGACCTTCACTTTGGTAGCA TTCTTCCTGATGGAAagggcagggaggaggagattgCTCCTGACTGGTTTCATCTCCATAGCAGTGTGCAACTTACTCATGACCATAGTCGATTCTGTCCTG CACCTGGCCCCAGAGCTGCGGAGCCTGCAGGTCCTCCTGGTCTTCTGCCTGATTTCAGCCTACGAGCTGGGCCCTGGCCCCATCTCCTGGTTCATCGCTGCTGAGCTGTTCGACCAGCCTGGCAGACCCATCGCCATGGCCTTCACCAGCATGCTCAACTGGGGAGGGAAGTTTGTTCTggctctcctctttcctccattACTG aaaatctgcGGTGAGTACGTCTACCTCCTCTTCATGACCATGGCTCTGATCGCCTTCACCTTCACCTGGATTCGCCTCCCTGAGACAAGAGGTcgcacatttgatgacattGCAGAGGAGttcagaggagcagagggcATTCCTTTGCACCATAAGACTGGATTCAACACTTTCCCCTGA